From one Flavobacterium kingsejongi genomic stretch:
- the prfH gene encoding peptide chain release factor H translates to MEKIIQITAGRGPAECTWVVAQVLKKVLEEANACQLEATVLQREKGSENGTVESALVLLKGHSASVFVNSWTGTVQWIGQSTFRKFHKRKNWFIGIFEVGALQCQAISEKDIQYQAMRSSGAGGQHVNKVSSAIRATHLPTGLSTVAMDSRSQHQNKKLATERILEKIKHHELEALKKLENNQWENQLNVARGNPIRTFQGSDFKKQKIEKRYKPERLKLKKQMHDEG, encoded by the coding sequence ATGGAAAAAATCATACAAATTACTGCGGGAAGAGGTCCTGCAGAATGCACCTGGGTAGTAGCCCAGGTGCTAAAAAAAGTTTTAGAAGAAGCGAACGCCTGCCAATTGGAGGCTACGGTATTGCAACGGGAGAAGGGATCTGAAAATGGGACAGTAGAATCGGCATTGGTACTACTGAAAGGGCACTCCGCCAGTGTATTTGTCAATTCCTGGACGGGAACGGTGCAGTGGATTGGGCAGAGTACGTTCCGGAAGTTCCACAAGCGCAAAAACTGGTTTATTGGAATTTTTGAAGTGGGTGCGCTGCAATGCCAAGCTATTTCGGAAAAAGACATCCAGTACCAGGCAATGCGAAGTTCCGGAGCTGGGGGACAGCATGTCAACAAAGTGAGCTCCGCCATCCGGGCAACACATCTTCCCACGGGGCTCAGTACGGTGGCGATGGATTCCCGTTCGCAACATCAGAATAAAAAACTCGCTACCGAAAGAATACTGGAAAAAATAAAACACCACGAATTGGAAGCATTGAAAAAGCTTGAAAATAACCAGTGGGAAAACCAATTGAATGTGGCACGTGGAAATCCAATCCGGACGTTTCAAGGCAGTGACTTCAAAAAACAAAAAATCGAAAAGCGCTATAAGCCAGAACGGCTCAAGCTAAAAAAACAAATGCATGATGAAGGATAA
- a CDS encoding helix-turn-helix domain-containing protein, with protein MAVTNAPFNTLEFPYRKCFVTARPFGKLASKYIAYYYFHHATDPEYQEKYTYYPNYQHALTIYRNSAIVLTPESSIVTPSATAQLHIIYAINLEKSVTVQLRGKFDKIGVVFHPLGINHFINAPLQAILQDQISVFDAFGTEFEEQLQKVYQEETIVQKTALLDAFFERQFVPFEVPGLQKAVQEIIHTNGTIKVAALAESLGINRKTLLRQFQKHLCCTIEAYKKSVRFRNTLNYAQQNREHLNLTDVALYNLYYDQSHFNHEFRSITQITPATLLSKISTLGSEELYWTQET; from the coding sequence ATGGCTGTTACCAATGCACCTTTCAATACCCTGGAATTCCCGTATCGGAAGTGCTTTGTAACAGCCAGGCCCTTTGGGAAACTGGCCTCCAAATACATTGCCTATTATTATTTCCACCATGCTACCGATCCGGAATATCAGGAAAAATATACCTATTACCCCAATTATCAGCATGCACTGACCATCTACAGGAATTCAGCTATTGTACTGACTCCCGAAAGTTCTATCGTCACGCCATCTGCCACAGCACAATTACACATTATATACGCCATCAATTTAGAAAAAAGCGTCACTGTACAGCTTAGGGGGAAATTTGACAAAATTGGCGTGGTTTTTCATCCTTTGGGAATCAATCACTTTATTAATGCTCCGTTACAGGCCATACTACAAGATCAGATTTCAGTATTTGATGCTTTTGGAACTGAATTCGAAGAGCAACTTCAAAAAGTATATCAGGAAGAAACAATTGTCCAAAAAACAGCGCTTCTGGATGCATTTTTTGAGCGTCAATTTGTACCGTTTGAAGTACCAGGATTACAAAAAGCCGTACAGGAAATCATCCATACCAATGGTACGATTAAAGTAGCAGCACTTGCTGAAAGCCTGGGCATAAATCGAAAAACATTATTACGGCAGTTTCAGAAGCACCTGTGCTGCACCATTGAAGCCTATAAAAAATCCGTGCGCTTCCGAAATACTTTAAATTACGCCCAACAAAATCGGGAACACCTCAATCTTACCGATGTCGCGCTCTACAATCTCTATTATGACCAGTCGCATTTCAACCATGAATTCAGATCCATTACCCAAATAACACCTGCTACTCTATTGTCTAAAATAAGTACGCTGGGAAGTGAAGAATTATATTGGACACAGGAAACGTAA
- the scpA gene encoding methylmalonyl-CoA mutase yields the protein MLSSGHSTTVHSHHTDFTSVKMRKNIQHLQLDSTPLTHENTTVEKEPFFTAEGIELKQAYTKEDLENLEHLGFGAGFAPNLRGPYSTMYVRRPWTVRQYAGFSTAEESNAFYRRNLAAGQKGLSIAFDLPTHRGYDSDHERVVGDVGKAGVAIDTVEDMKVLFDQIPLDEMSVSMTMNGAVLPIMAFYIVAAEEQGVKTELLSGTIQNDILKEFMVRNTYIYPPTPSMKIIADIFDFTSKKMPKFNSISISGYHMQEAGATADIELAYTLADGLEYIRTGLAAGMKIDEFAPRLSFFWAIGMNHFMEIAKMRAGRMLWAKLLKQFNPGDEKSLALRTHCQTSGWSLTEQDPFNNVARTCIEAAAAAFGGTQSLHTNALDEAIALPTDFSARIARNTQIFLQEETKITKTVDPWAGSYYIESLTAEIAEKAWALIEEVEELGGMTKAIEAGIPKLRIEEAAARKQARIDSGQDIIVGVNKYRLEKEDPLHILDVDNQMVRKQQVERLEQIKADRDAQKVQENLHQLTEAAKTGKGNLLELAVAAARNRATLGEISDALETVFGRYKAQIKSFSGVYSKEIKNDVSFEKAKQKANEFAKIDGRRPRIMIAKMGQDGHDRGAKVVATGYADVGFDVDIGPLFQTPAEAAKQAVENDVHILGVSSLAAGHKTLVPQVIEELKKYGREDIMVIVGGVIPAQDYQYLFDAGAVAVFGPGTKISEAAIKILDILIESTQ from the coding sequence GCTTTGGAGCTGGTTTTGCCCCGAACCTGAGAGGCCCTTATTCCACCATGTATGTACGCCGTCCCTGGACCGTACGCCAATATGCTGGATTCTCGACCGCCGAAGAAAGTAATGCTTTTTATAGGAGAAATCTTGCTGCCGGCCAAAAAGGGCTTTCCATTGCCTTTGACCTGCCCACTCACCGTGGGTATGACAGCGATCACGAACGCGTCGTAGGTGACGTGGGGAAAGCAGGTGTAGCCATTGATACTGTAGAAGACATGAAAGTGCTTTTCGATCAGATTCCCCTGGATGAAATGTCTGTTTCCATGACAATGAATGGAGCGGTTTTGCCCATTATGGCTTTTTATATTGTCGCTGCCGAAGAACAGGGCGTAAAAACCGAATTGCTTTCCGGTACCATACAAAATGATATCCTGAAGGAATTTATGGTGCGGAATACCTATATCTATCCGCCAACACCTTCCATGAAAATAATCGCTGATATCTTTGATTTCACGAGTAAAAAAATGCCGAAATTCAATTCCATTTCGATTTCAGGCTACCACATGCAGGAAGCTGGTGCCACTGCCGACATCGAACTGGCCTACACCCTTGCCGACGGACTGGAATACATCCGTACGGGTTTGGCGGCAGGAATGAAAATCGATGAATTTGCACCACGGCTTTCCTTTTTCTGGGCCATTGGCATGAACCATTTTATGGAAATTGCCAAAATGCGGGCCGGGAGAATGTTGTGGGCCAAACTACTAAAACAGTTTAATCCGGGGGATGAAAAATCCCTGGCTTTACGAACCCACTGCCAGACATCGGGCTGGAGCCTTACAGAACAAGACCCTTTTAACAATGTGGCCCGAACCTGTATCGAAGCTGCCGCTGCTGCATTTGGCGGCACCCAGTCACTGCATACGAATGCACTCGACGAAGCCATTGCATTACCAACTGACTTTTCTGCCAGGATTGCCCGAAATACCCAAATATTCCTGCAGGAAGAAACCAAAATTACCAAAACAGTCGACCCTTGGGCCGGAAGTTATTATATTGAAAGCCTGACTGCGGAGATCGCCGAGAAAGCCTGGGCACTGATTGAAGAGGTCGAAGAGCTGGGTGGAATGACCAAAGCCATAGAAGCCGGAATTCCAAAATTGCGGATTGAAGAAGCCGCCGCCCGAAAACAGGCCCGTATCGATAGCGGACAGGATATTATTGTAGGAGTGAATAAATACCGTCTCGAAAAAGAAGATCCGTTGCATATCCTGGATGTTGACAACCAAATGGTTCGGAAACAGCAGGTAGAGCGGCTGGAACAGATTAAAGCAGACCGGGACGCTCAAAAAGTACAGGAGAACTTACACCAATTGACCGAAGCGGCTAAAACCGGTAAAGGCAATTTGTTGGAATTAGCAGTCGCTGCAGCCCGAAATCGCGCCACTCTGGGCGAAATTAGTGATGCACTCGAAACTGTTTTCGGAAGGTATAAAGCGCAAATTAAATCTTTTAGCGGCGTGTACAGTAAAGAAATCAAAAATGATGTCAGCTTTGAAAAAGCGAAACAAAAAGCGAATGAATTTGCCAAAATTGATGGCCGTCGCCCACGGATAATGATCGCCAAAATGGGTCAGGACGGACATGACCGTGGAGCCAAAGTAGTCGCGACCGGATATGCCGATGTGGGTTTTGATGTAGACATAGGCCCATTATTTCAGACTCCGGCAGAAGCAGCCAAACAGGCCGTGGAAAATGACGTACACATATTGGGCGTTTCCTCGCTGGCAGCAGGACATAAAACACTGGTACCCCAGGTAATCGAAGAACTGAAAAAATATGGGCGTGAGGATATTATGGTCATCGTAGGCGGGGTTATCCCGGCTCAGGATTATCAATACCTATTTGATGCTGGTGCTGTTGCCGTATTTGGTCCAGGGACTAAAATTAGCGAAGCAGCCATAAAAATCTTAGACATCCTGATCGAAAGTACCCAATAA
- a CDS encoding RtcB family protein — protein sequence MGNKLSGRDLIKLGFPKNNSINIALGQISRYRKREKKERIIAEAKDVLLHPENYKNDGTWGKVAEGLVNPVQMRMHQLNTTRAPFTIYGENEIDQQAKFQLYDALKLPISVAGALMPDAHSGYGLPIGGVLATDNAVIPYGVGVDIGCRMSLSIFDLPESYSKGRELQLEAILKDHTKFGMYEAHAVKADHEIFSRAAFQDIPLLKGLLGKAYKQLGTSGGGNHFVEFGVAKIDYPLAEWKLEAGSYFCVLSHSGSRGMGAAIAKHYTYLATKQCPLPKNVQHLAWLDLNTHDGQEYWLAMNLAGDYAKACHEDIHRRIAKALGKRIVVTIENHHNFAWKEMVNGKECIVHRKGATPAHEGALGIIPGSMTAPGFIVLGKGNPDALHSASHGAGRLYSRSKCKSMFTHGEIKKVLKAHDVHLIGGNVDEAPMAYKNIQAVMGHQEGLVSVLGTFTPKIVRMDR from the coding sequence ATGGGAAATAAATTATCCGGAAGAGACCTGATTAAATTGGGCTTTCCAAAGAATAATAGTATCAATATAGCCTTAGGGCAAATCAGCCGATATCGGAAAAGAGAAAAAAAGGAAAGAATTATTGCAGAGGCAAAAGATGTTTTGCTGCATCCTGAAAACTATAAAAATGACGGAACCTGGGGGAAAGTAGCGGAAGGATTGGTAAATCCGGTACAAATGCGCATGCACCAGCTGAATACCACCCGCGCACCATTTACTATTTATGGTGAAAATGAAATTGACCAACAGGCAAAATTCCAGTTGTACGATGCCCTGAAGCTGCCTATTTCGGTCGCAGGTGCCCTGATGCCCGATGCACATTCGGGCTATGGGTTACCGATTGGTGGCGTTTTGGCAACCGATAATGCCGTAATCCCTTATGGGGTAGGAGTAGACATCGGGTGTCGTATGAGCCTCTCCATTTTTGATTTACCGGAATCCTATAGCAAAGGGCGGGAACTTCAACTGGAAGCGATCTTAAAAGACCATACCAAATTTGGGATGTATGAGGCACATGCGGTTAAAGCAGATCATGAAATTTTCAGCCGGGCAGCATTCCAGGATATTCCATTGCTAAAGGGATTGTTAGGCAAGGCCTATAAACAGCTGGGAACTTCAGGAGGCGGCAACCACTTTGTAGAATTTGGAGTGGCCAAAATCGACTATCCGTTAGCAGAATGGAAACTGGAGGCAGGAAGTTATTTTTGTGTGTTATCCCACAGTGGATCGCGTGGAATGGGAGCCGCGATTGCGAAACATTATACGTATCTGGCAACCAAACAATGCCCGTTACCTAAAAATGTACAACATCTCGCCTGGCTGGATCTCAATACACATGACGGTCAGGAATACTGGTTGGCGATGAATCTTGCCGGGGATTATGCGAAGGCATGCCACGAGGATATCCACCGTAGAATTGCAAAAGCATTGGGCAAACGTATCGTTGTGACGATTGAGAACCATCACAATTTTGCCTGGAAAGAAATGGTCAATGGCAAAGAATGTATCGTGCATCGCAAAGGGGCAACACCAGCCCATGAGGGAGCATTGGGAATCATTCCGGGATCAATGACCGCTCCGGGATTTATTGTGTTGGGAAAAGGAAATCCCGATGCATTACACTCGGCTTCACATGGTGCGGGACGATTGTATTCCCGATCCAAATGCAAGAGCATGTTTACCCATGGCGAAATAAAAAAAGTACTGAAAGCTCATGATGTACACCTGATTGGAGGCAATGTCGATGAGGCACCCATGGCTTATAAAAATATTCAGGCTGTAATGGGACATCAGGAGGGGTTAGTAAGCGTATTGGGGACATTTACCCCCAAAATTGTCCGAATGGACCGATAA